A window of the Dyadobacter pollutisoli genome harbors these coding sequences:
- a CDS encoding alkaline phosphatase family protein: protein MKTIFSFFAGTGLFLLVSVVPLRTLAQSKSGTNHNKTLIVFFDGLRPDYITQEQMPNLFAFRQKASFGKHHHSVFPTVTRVNSASYATGSYPGTHGILGNSVYFPEVNKVKSVGTTYEDLTRVSNAISGPLLTATSLGEVLDAAGESMMVFSSGTTGQAFLQNHKVGRGAIVNPDLILPESFKSQVIAEVGAPPADGTEDSERHKWITDALLTYGLADKGPLVSAIWFSDPDGAAHEHGIGSDQAVNAIRFVDGQFGRILEALKAKGLDEKYNIIISTDHGFVTHIGKQSLANFLIQQGLKKSKESEDVVVAEGALYVKDHDENEIKRIVAALHKQEWVGAIFTKAKNKGEMKGWVDGTISFDAIHYDHPQRSGDILVATNWNNEQNNRGYAGTGYSGGVAGHGGSSPYEINIALFASGPDFKKTFTGELPTSNVDIVPTVLHIYGLPQPSVMDGRVMSEFLKKSVVSAGKLRKETVTTECKYDWGTYKLVVEMSLMGKYRYFNYSRTQRISVR, encoded by the coding sequence ATGAAAACAATTTTTAGCTTTTTTGCAGGTACTGGGTTGTTCCTGCTGGTTTCGGTTGTGCCTCTGCGTACGTTGGCGCAAAGCAAATCTGGTACAAACCATAACAAAACCCTGATCGTCTTTTTTGATGGATTAAGGCCCGACTACATCACACAGGAACAAATGCCCAATTTGTTTGCATTCAGGCAAAAAGCTTCGTTTGGGAAGCATCATCACAGCGTGTTTCCGACTGTTACTCGGGTCAATTCCGCTTCCTATGCCACAGGTTCCTATCCCGGGACGCACGGGATATTAGGTAACAGCGTCTATTTTCCTGAGGTTAATAAGGTAAAAAGTGTCGGAACTACGTACGAGGATCTTACCAGGGTCAGTAACGCGATTTCCGGTCCATTACTGACCGCCACTTCGCTGGGCGAGGTGCTGGACGCTGCCGGGGAAAGTATGATGGTGTTCAGCTCGGGTACCACGGGCCAGGCCTTTTTGCAAAACCATAAGGTAGGCCGGGGAGCCATTGTAAACCCCGATCTGATATTACCAGAGTCGTTTAAATCGCAGGTGATCGCCGAAGTCGGGGCACCGCCTGCTGATGGTACCGAGGATAGCGAGCGTCACAAATGGATCACCGACGCGTTGCTGACATACGGTCTGGCCGATAAAGGCCCGCTGGTGAGTGCAATATGGTTTTCCGATCCCGACGGTGCGGCGCACGAACACGGCATTGGCTCAGATCAGGCTGTGAACGCGATCCGGTTTGTTGACGGGCAATTTGGAAGAATACTGGAAGCTTTAAAAGCAAAAGGACTGGATGAAAAATATAATATCATCATCTCAACTGACCACGGATTTGTGACCCATATCGGTAAGCAAAGCTTGGCTAATTTTCTAATTCAGCAAGGTCTGAAAAAAAGTAAAGAATCGGAAGATGTAGTCGTTGCAGAAGGAGCTTTATATGTGAAAGACCATGATGAAAACGAGATCAAAAGAATAGTTGCTGCGCTTCACAAACAGGAATGGGTCGGCGCTATTTTTACCAAAGCAAAAAATAAAGGAGAAATGAAAGGCTGGGTCGATGGTACCATCTCATTTGACGCTATTCATTACGATCATCCGCAAAGATCAGGCGATATCCTCGTGGCGACAAACTGGAATAATGAGCAAAATAATAGGGGTTATGCTGGTACTGGCTATTCGGGTGGTGTGGCGGGACATGGCGGTTCCAGTCCTTATGAAATTAACATTGCATTATTTGCCAGCGGCCCCGATTTCAAAAAAACATTTACCGGCGAATTACCGACTTCAAATGTCGATATCGTGCCTACCGTCCTTCATATATATGGATTGCCGCAGCCATCGGTAATGGACGGCCGGGTGATGTCGGAGTTTCTGAAAAAGTCCGTGGTGAGCGCCGGTAAATTGAGAAAAGAAACTGTTACCACTGAGTGTAAATACGACTGGGGTACGTACAAGCTGGTTGTTGAAATGTCACTTATGGGTAAATACCGATACTTTAATTATAGCAGGACGCAACGAATTTCTGTCAGATAA
- a CDS encoding GAF domain-containing protein — MKNELMQVTGTKTLGFPVDAGISLMPFIKCLEKRLHEEKSIKASFYHSILEYFRTHDLPKGDIPLDEVNQYGDFFEYVYASLSPALSSEKNVAWGLSFPLVPRVFYGTDLLYELLEAKPTDSEDNEVSRAIEDYKTERLQAVYKLILQRLYNFEVPVKIKQIHSWMHQPSGLLRYYEVTVNADFVEVTAKGELPELNFVELYNHFTQDNGHLLLENALPLDLFQFRGFAVLNVTDVTTKMAVESIARLRLNRSPGNSPERYRQVLLSLKTLVQNSRIEFDLFPFVRVNNEAVYGYEQAGTGILFSIWGEQRLSPEAFRKQAEGYASNPNSFFSPDINREDEMQMAFLNPFRDANVESLALIPLFFDQTLVGVLGMHTWRGESFDEKTLALLDPAFAPIAQLLQIYIDEFNLELAGIIREKFTSIQPSVQWKFNESAWHSLHRKKKNLPEVTENIHFEDVYPLYGAIDIRNSTLERNLAIHADLDHHISLLDETLTTLHQHDNSSLMKELRFNCSKWRQVLVQGELNSTGEGNLNTFLTEDTREYLRHLSRENPAAEPIVSSYLEAVSPASGRVNRNRRELEETMQMINTAVNDYFESEKDTLQESYPCYFEKFRTDGIEYDIYIGQSISPRKPFNHFHLKNLRLWQLSSMIAVARLTQQLQNTTPKKLKTTQLIFVHNHMIDISFRADERKFDVEGAYNIRYQMIKKRIDKVHIRDTDERLTQPDTIALIYFHERDLDDYLPFIRFLQETNSLDAKIERLELEDLQGLSGLRALRLGVLYPEPV, encoded by the coding sequence ATGAAAAACGAATTAATGCAAGTTACGGGCACCAAGACATTGGGCTTTCCAGTCGACGCAGGCATTTCACTAATGCCATTTATAAAATGCCTCGAAAAGCGCCTGCACGAAGAAAAAAGCATCAAAGCATCCTTTTACCATAGCATCCTGGAATATTTCAGGACGCACGACTTGCCCAAGGGAGACATTCCGCTGGACGAAGTGAATCAGTACGGCGACTTTTTTGAATACGTCTACGCCAGCCTTTCTCCGGCTTTGTCATCGGAAAAGAATGTGGCCTGGGGATTGAGTTTTCCACTGGTACCAAGGGTCTTTTACGGCACCGACCTGCTTTATGAATTGCTGGAAGCGAAACCCACTGACTCGGAGGATAATGAGGTCAGCAGGGCGATCGAAGACTACAAAACCGAACGTTTGCAGGCCGTTTATAAATTGATCCTTCAAAGGCTTTATAATTTTGAGGTACCGGTCAAAATCAAGCAGATCCATTCGTGGATGCACCAGCCATCGGGCTTACTCCGCTACTACGAAGTGACTGTAAACGCCGATTTCGTGGAAGTGACTGCCAAAGGCGAGCTCCCAGAATTGAATTTCGTCGAACTTTACAATCACTTTACCCAGGACAATGGTCACTTGCTGCTGGAAAATGCGCTACCGCTTGACCTGTTCCAATTCCGGGGCTTCGCAGTACTGAATGTAACGGATGTGACGACCAAAATGGCGGTCGAAAGTATTGCCAGGCTGAGGCTCAACCGTAGTCCGGGCAATTCGCCCGAGCGTTATCGGCAGGTTTTGCTGTCCCTTAAAACGCTCGTTCAGAACAGCCGCATTGAGTTTGATCTTTTCCCTTTTGTGAGGGTCAATAACGAAGCGGTTTATGGCTACGAGCAAGCCGGTACCGGCATATTGTTCTCGATCTGGGGCGAGCAAAGGCTCTCTCCGGAAGCATTCCGAAAACAGGCAGAAGGTTATGCGTCCAATCCCAATTCATTTTTCTCGCCTGATATTAACCGGGAAGATGAAATGCAAATGGCATTTCTGAATCCATTCAGGGATGCCAATGTTGAGTCGCTGGCTCTAATTCCCCTGTTTTTTGATCAGACGCTCGTGGGAGTACTAGGCATGCATACGTGGCGCGGGGAAAGTTTTGACGAGAAAACACTGGCCTTACTGGATCCTGCCTTCGCTCCCATCGCGCAGCTTTTGCAGATCTACATTGACGAGTTCAATCTGGAACTGGCGGGCATTATCCGTGAGAAATTTACTTCCATTCAGCCGTCGGTTCAATGGAAATTCAATGAGTCGGCCTGGCATTCGCTCCACCGGAAAAAGAAGAACCTGCCCGAGGTGACGGAAAACATTCATTTCGAAGACGTGTACCCGCTTTATGGCGCGATAGATATCCGTAACTCCACGCTGGAAAGGAACCTGGCCATCCATGCGGATCTCGATCATCACATTAGCCTGCTCGACGAGACCCTTACCACATTGCATCAACACGACAATTCTTCGCTCATGAAGGAATTGCGGTTTAATTGCAGCAAGTGGCGGCAGGTACTCGTGCAGGGGGAACTGAACAGCACCGGCGAGGGCAATCTCAATACATTCCTGACAGAGGATACCCGTGAATACCTGAGACATCTTTCCCGCGAAAATCCGGCTGCCGAGCCTATTGTCAGTTCATATCTGGAAGCGGTCAGTCCTGCAAGCGGACGGGTCAACAGGAACCGCCGCGAACTGGAAGAAACCATGCAGATGATCAATACGGCGGTAAATGATTATTTTGAATCCGAAAAAGACACTTTACAGGAATCGTATCCATGCTATTTTGAAAAATTCAGGACAGATGGCATTGAGTACGATATTTACATTGGGCAGTCGATCAGTCCGAGAAAGCCATTCAATCATTTTCACCTGAAAAACCTCCGGCTGTGGCAACTTTCTTCGATGATCGCGGTGGCCAGGCTTACCCAGCAATTGCAGAATACGACGCCTAAAAAGTTAAAAACCACCCAGCTGATTTTCGTTCACAACCACATGATCGACATTAGCTTCCGGGCAGATGAGCGGAAATTCGATGTGGAAGGAGCTTATAATATCAGGTACCAAATGATCAAAAAGCGTATTGACAAGGTACATATCCGCGATACCGACGAGCGCCTTACCCAGCCTGATACCATTGCATTGATCTATTTCCACGAACGCGACCTGGACGATTACCTGCCGTTTATCAGGTTTTTACAGGAAACAAATTCACTGGATGCGAAAATAGAACGTCTCGAACTGGAAGATTTGCAGGGACTTAGCGGGTTGCGCGCATTACGCCTGGGCGTATTGTACCCCGAGCCGGTTTAA
- a CDS encoding outer membrane beta-barrel protein, translated as MKLLNVLLLCLCLGVGAKAQKLLVKAEITGTATDSLTGKPLRTASVSLLTERDSAYVTATLTDGDGHFRIKNVPSGAYRLLITFVGYRNVSRPVVVQGSAPVNVGTIRIQEQTGMLDEVVVKQERPPITIKHDTLEFNAGSFKTEPNAQVEELLRKLPGVEVARDGTIRANGQAVSKVMVDGKPFFGNDPKMATRNLPADIVDKVQLYDQSSDQSQFSGVDDGNRERTINLTIKKDKGKGYFGQNALGAGKSPGEGDIRYQGRLNVNRFNNRNGGPGRQLSVIGQANNLNQQNFTLQGANGGGPVMVGDGGGEGNVNPQTPSNITEIRAAGINYRNEGAKVRWGKRAEVAVSYFANQAITTTDQNSKRDNILPERPFTTDQTNFSQNKVTRHRFNGRFEFQLDSLTSMRITPNIGLQSTKYNSLSNSASYLSNGTPLNTGNTKYNSDGDNYNGYNNLLLMRKFKREGRTLSANVNTVLGNEDVAAMNLSNQQFYDSLGQDPVENKVQQRNKQSSENLQNTLTLSYTEPLSLNKKIEFRYAYGNNRNMQRRNVFDLDEETGAYDQPNLGLSNHFASVFATHKAGTTLQIRRLRYSYALGFDLQNAGLKVENRSVDTIANRSYTHFLPSALFSYTFSSNRTLRFQYRTRVTPPSITQLQPVADNSNPLNIRLGNPLLKPEYYNNVTLTYNGSTGSGEKSVFLFGSLNQSGNRISSATRISSSGAQTTQPVNTGGYWSANGFLSLSRRINLLKLTATLTSNANFTKSTGLINDQSNLAKNLALGQGLRLQSNYNDKIEYGVSGRMSYQRARYSISSQQNTAYWSQYATADVLWQLPFNWMLTSDLTYTATTGRATGYNQRFTLWNAALARRFLKGKQGEVRLQVFDLLNQNRSLVRNTSDSYVEDVQSKVLKRYFLVSFIYNIRKFGV; from the coding sequence ATGAAGTTACTGAACGTCTTACTACTTTGCCTCTGCCTCGGTGTTGGCGCAAAGGCTCAAAAGCTGCTTGTCAAAGCTGAAATCACCGGAACCGCAACGGATTCGCTGACCGGCAAACCATTACGCACTGCCTCGGTGTCGCTGCTCACCGAACGTGACTCAGCATACGTTACCGCGACGCTCACGGATGGGGACGGCCATTTCCGGATCAAAAACGTGCCCTCGGGTGCGTACAGGTTGCTCATTACGTTTGTAGGCTACCGTAATGTCTCCCGCCCGGTCGTGGTACAGGGATCGGCGCCGGTGAACGTGGGCACGATACGCATTCAGGAACAGACTGGAATGCTGGATGAAGTGGTGGTTAAGCAGGAACGTCCGCCCATTACGATCAAGCACGATACACTCGAATTCAATGCGGGATCGTTCAAAACCGAGCCCAATGCGCAGGTGGAAGAGTTGCTACGAAAATTGCCGGGCGTGGAAGTAGCCCGCGATGGGACTATTCGTGCTAACGGGCAGGCAGTGAGCAAAGTAATGGTCGATGGAAAACCATTTTTCGGCAACGACCCCAAAATGGCTACCCGCAATCTGCCAGCTGATATTGTCGATAAAGTACAGCTCTACGACCAATCTTCGGATCAGTCACAATTTTCCGGCGTTGACGATGGTAACCGCGAGCGCACCATTAACCTGACCATTAAGAAAGACAAGGGTAAGGGATATTTTGGACAGAATGCATTGGGTGCGGGAAAAAGTCCGGGCGAGGGAGATATCCGGTACCAGGGCAGGCTCAATGTGAACCGGTTCAATAACCGTAACGGCGGGCCAGGCAGGCAGCTATCTGTGATCGGGCAGGCGAACAATTTGAACCAGCAGAATTTCACATTACAAGGTGCTAACGGTGGCGGGCCGGTAATGGTCGGCGATGGCGGTGGAGAGGGTAACGTCAACCCGCAAACACCTTCAAATATTACCGAGATACGTGCCGCAGGGATCAATTACCGGAATGAAGGTGCAAAAGTAAGATGGGGTAAAAGAGCGGAAGTAGCTGTCAGTTATTTTGCAAATCAGGCCATAACCACCACCGACCAAAACAGCAAAAGGGACAACATCCTCCCGGAAAGGCCTTTTACAACCGATCAGACTAATTTTTCTCAAAATAAAGTGACTAGGCACCGGTTCAATGGTCGCTTCGAGTTCCAGCTCGATTCGCTGACCAGTATGCGTATTACCCCGAATATTGGATTGCAGTCAACCAAGTACAACAGCCTGAGCAACAGCGCTTCCTACCTCTCGAACGGAACTCCACTCAACACCGGCAACACCAAATACAACTCTGATGGAGACAATTACAATGGTTACAACAACCTCCTGCTCATGCGAAAATTCAAACGCGAGGGCCGCACGCTTTCGGCCAATGTGAATACCGTGCTGGGTAATGAGGATGTAGCGGCTATGAACCTTTCCAACCAGCAGTTTTATGATTCGCTGGGTCAGGATCCGGTGGAGAATAAGGTGCAACAGCGCAACAAGCAAAGCAGTGAAAACCTTCAAAATACGCTGACATTGTCATACACAGAACCATTGTCGCTGAACAAGAAAATAGAATTCCGTTATGCTTACGGGAACAATCGCAACATGCAGCGAAGGAACGTTTTTGACCTTGACGAAGAAACCGGTGCTTACGATCAGCCGAATTTGGGGCTAAGCAATCATTTTGCCAGCGTTTTTGCGACCCATAAGGCGGGGACTACCTTGCAAATCAGGCGACTACGGTACAGTTATGCACTCGGTTTTGATCTCCAAAACGCGGGACTCAAAGTGGAAAACCGTTCTGTGGATACCATTGCGAACAGAAGTTACACGCATTTTTTGCCCAGCGCATTGTTCAGCTACACATTTTCAAGTAACCGTACCCTGAGGTTCCAATACCGCACCCGGGTCACGCCACCGTCCATTACCCAGTTGCAGCCGGTCGCCGATAACTCCAATCCCCTCAATATCAGGCTCGGTAACCCGCTGCTCAAACCGGAGTACTATAATAATGTGACCCTGACTTACAATGGTTCCACGGGCTCTGGCGAGAAGAGTGTGTTCCTCTTTGGAAGCCTGAATCAGAGCGGCAACAGGATCAGTTCCGCAACCCGAATCAGCAGTTCAGGTGCACAAACTACCCAGCCGGTCAACACGGGAGGTTACTGGTCTGCAAATGGTTTTTTATCATTGAGCCGAAGGATCAATTTGCTGAAACTGACCGCTACGCTGACTTCTAATGCGAATTTTACCAAAAGTACCGGGCTGATCAACGATCAAAGTAACCTTGCCAAAAACCTTGCATTGGGACAGGGACTTCGCCTTCAATCTAATTATAATGATAAAATAGAATACGGCGTCAGCGGGAGAATGAGTTACCAGCGGGCAAGATATTCCATTTCATCCCAACAAAACACTGCCTACTGGTCACAATATGCGACTGCCGATGTGCTTTGGCAGCTTCCATTTAACTGGATGTTAACCAGCGACCTTACTTATACTGCCACTACGGGCCGGGCGACAGGTTACAACCAACGATTTACGCTTTGGAATGCTGCGCTGGCCAGGAGATTTCTCAAAGGCAAGCAAGGCGAAGTGCGTTTGCAGGTTTTTGACTTATTGAACCAAAATCGCAGTCTGGTGAGAAATACGTCGGATTCCTACGTGGAAGATGTCCAGAGCAAAGTGCTGAAACGCTATTTTCTGGTGAGTTTCATTTATAACATCCGCAAGTTTGGCGTGTGA
- a CDS encoding YciI family protein — protein MLIFRHEDGGKIASPEQMQIWMKQTMDWIGGIAAQNKFTVGNGLPFDDSRVVWHNNVVTNGPFGDIKETIGGYIIVKAESVEEAVEFAKGCPVLQGDGNSVEVRKIARGDGTH, from the coding sequence ATGTTAATTTTCAGACACGAAGACGGCGGTAAAATTGCTTCACCGGAACAGATGCAGATCTGGATGAAACAAACAATGGATTGGATCGGCGGAATCGCTGCCCAGAATAAATTCACAGTCGGAAACGGGCTGCCTTTTGATGATAGCCGGGTAGTTTGGCATAATAATGTCGTGACCAACGGACCTTTTGGCGACATCAAAGAAACCATCGGCGGCTACATTATTGTCAAAGCGGAATCGGTGGAAGAGGCCGTCGAATTTGCAAAAGGATGTCCCGTTTTGCAGGGCGACGGAAATAGCGTGGAGGTTCGGAAAATCGCCAGAGGAGACGGAACCCACTAA
- a CDS encoding LacI family DNA-binding transcriptional regulator translates to MKKSTTLSDIAIELNMTAATVSRALSDHPEISKSTKEKVKETAKKLNYNPNRIASSLRSGKTNVVGVLIPTAENAFFGSVIHGITKLASKHGYSVLIHECDEDYELEVKGIQTFIGARVDGIIVSLSRNTLNYDHFLEVQKRNIPLVFFDRVPDDLSFPTVVLDAYRGAYQATQHLIDQGYKRIAHIAGPLFIKTFNDRYKGYVAALQANKIPLDHTLMHIGDLSIESGREATRQFLQLAEPPDAIFATEDFTALGVLKELKVNKIRIPEQFGVLGFCNDVFSEHTTPSISTIDQQTYLMGRESFIMLNNMIENGSVKTSEIVKTVIDPILIVRESSMKSGNPA, encoded by the coding sequence TTGAAAAAAAGTACGACCCTTAGCGACATTGCCATTGAACTGAACATGACCGCCGCGACCGTTTCCAGGGCGCTGAGCGATCATCCTGAAATTAGTAAAAGCACTAAGGAAAAAGTTAAGGAAACTGCCAAAAAGCTGAACTACAATCCCAACCGAATCGCCTCTTCGCTCCGGTCCGGGAAAACCAATGTCGTCGGCGTACTCATTCCGACTGCCGAAAATGCATTCTTTGGCTCGGTGATCCACGGCATTACCAAGCTCGCCAGCAAGCACGGCTACTCTGTACTGATCCACGAATGTGATGAAGACTACGAGCTGGAAGTGAAGGGTATTCAGACATTTATAGGCGCGCGGGTGGATGGGATCATTGTTTCATTGTCCAGAAACACATTGAACTACGACCATTTCCTGGAAGTACAAAAAAGAAATATCCCGCTCGTTTTCTTCGACAGGGTACCCGATGATTTATCATTTCCGACGGTGGTGCTGGATGCTTATCGGGGCGCCTATCAGGCAACGCAGCATCTGATCGACCAGGGATATAAGAGAATTGCGCACATCGCCGGCCCACTGTTTATCAAGACATTCAATGACCGTTACAAAGGTTACGTAGCGGCCCTGCAAGCCAATAAAATCCCACTTGATCATACGCTGATGCACATCGGCGACCTTTCTATCGAGTCGGGCAGAGAAGCTACCAGGCAGTTTTTGCAGCTCGCCGAGCCACCGGATGCGATCTTTGCCACCGAAGATTTCACGGCATTAGGTGTCCTCAAAGAATTGAAGGTTAACAAGATCCGGATTCCGGAACAGTTCGGGGTATTGGGTTTCTGCAACGACGTTTTCAGCGAGCATACCACCCCCTCGATCTCCACCATCGATCAGCAAACTTATCTGATGGGCCGGGAGTCGTTTATCATGCTCAATAATATGATTGAAAATGGTTCGGTAAAAACTTCCGAAATCGTGAAAACCGTCATCGATCCTATATTGATTGTGCGGGAGTCTTCCATGAAATCAGGAAATCCTGCCTAA
- a CDS encoding RNA polymerase sigma factor: METQQLIPHLFRTEYRKITAVLCKLFGIEHIEIAEDIASETFLAAVETWSYKGLPPNPTAWLYAVAKNKAKNHLTHYSIFNDKVAGRISEDDSLISEIEIDWSEHHITDSQLQMLFAICHPVISPESQIGLALRILCGFGIDEIADAFLTNKDLINKRLFRAKEKLRLEKVPIEFPGATEIDNRLQNVATTLYLLFNEGYYSESKDAVVRKDLCLEAMRLTYLLIENEQTNQPSINALMALMCFYSSRFEARKNENGEMILYHEQDENLWNAELISRGMHFLSNAATGDQISKYHIEASIAYWHTIKADTPEKWERILQLFNQLLYMEYSPIAALNRTYALSKVHGKAAAIEEAEKLDLKDNRFYFALLGELYKDIDNFKSKMNFHRALALAKTQTDRQTIQKQIDKL; encoded by the coding sequence ATGGAAACTCAGCAATTAATACCTCATTTGTTTAGAACAGAGTACAGGAAAATTACAGCTGTACTCTGTAAACTTTTTGGTATTGAGCACATTGAAATTGCGGAAGATATTGCCAGTGAAACTTTTCTGGCCGCCGTCGAAACTTGGAGCTATAAAGGTTTACCTCCCAATCCCACAGCCTGGCTTTACGCAGTCGCCAAGAACAAAGCTAAAAATCATCTGACCCATTATTCTATTTTCAATGATAAGGTGGCGGGCCGCATATCCGAAGATGATTCCCTCATTTCCGAGATCGAAATTGATTGGTCGGAGCATCATATTACCGACAGTCAGCTGCAAATGCTCTTTGCGATTTGCCACCCGGTTATTTCCCCCGAATCACAAATAGGACTTGCACTACGCATTCTGTGCGGGTTTGGGATCGATGAAATTGCCGATGCTTTTTTGACCAATAAAGACCTTATTAACAAACGACTTTTCAGGGCAAAAGAGAAGCTGCGACTTGAAAAAGTGCCGATAGAATTTCCCGGCGCAACTGAAATTGACAACCGCCTGCAAAACGTCGCGACCACACTTTATTTACTTTTCAATGAAGGATATTATTCCGAAAGTAAGGACGCGGTTGTTCGCAAAGACCTGTGCCTGGAAGCAATGCGGCTGACTTACCTGCTGATCGAAAACGAACAAACCAATCAGCCGTCTATCAATGCATTAATGGCCTTAATGTGTTTTTATTCGTCCAGATTTGAGGCCCGGAAAAATGAAAACGGAGAAATGATATTGTATCACGAGCAGGACGAAAATCTTTGGAATGCGGAATTGATTTCGCGTGGAATGCATTTCCTCAGTAATGCTGCTACGGGCGATCAAATTTCAAAATATCACATTGAAGCTAGCATTGCCTATTGGCATACGATCAAGGCGGATACGCCCGAAAAATGGGAGCGTATCCTGCAACTTTTTAATCAATTGCTTTACATGGAATATTCGCCGATTGCTGCGCTCAACCGCACTTATGCGCTTTCCAAAGTGCATGGAAAAGCGGCGGCAATTGAAGAGGCGGAAAAGCTGGATTTGAAGGACAATCGTTTTTACTTCGCATTACTCGGCGAGCTTTACAAAGACATTGATAATTTCAAATCCAAAATGAATTTCCACCGGGCACTCGCGCTCGCCAAGACGCAAACTGACCGGCAAACCATTCAAAAGCAAATCGATAAACTTTAA
- a CDS encoding PQQ-dependent sugar dehydrogenase, whose protein sequence is MLKKYVSPILTAFLYAVSTSSFAQVKTPEIKLQLVTDELTLPTAFASTKSLPNTVFVCEQEGRIRIIQSGKLAPIPFLDITSEVLKRQGYDERGLLGLAFHPDYGSNGRFYVYISVKSDGRKGVDHETEVREYTVSKASPQLAEKSSMRKVLVFDQPESNHNGGDLKFGADRFLYISSGDGGGGGDKHGEHGNGQSLNTLLGKILRIDVNKAPYAIPADNPFKNTANARPEIYAYGLRNPWRMSFDRQTNQLFAGEVGQNKYEEVDIITKGGNYGWRSIEGLHSFNAEDQKPEKPISPIFEYAHPEGLSITGGFVYRGKAIPGLVGKYVFGDMMGPVWLLAKGTDNTWNREKLSISRDPGYWHVYSFGEDTSGELYVLTRLLEQEKGAVYKLIP, encoded by the coding sequence ATGCTCAAAAAGTATGTAAGTCCCATTCTGACTGCGTTTCTGTACGCCGTCTCGACATCATCGTTTGCTCAGGTGAAAACGCCTGAGATCAAGCTGCAGCTCGTGACCGACGAGCTCACATTGCCTACTGCTTTTGCTTCGACGAAAAGTTTGCCTAACACTGTTTTTGTCTGCGAGCAGGAAGGACGGATCAGGATCATTCAAAGCGGCAAACTGGCCCCAATCCCGTTTCTGGACATCACAAGCGAGGTTTTGAAAAGACAAGGCTATGACGAACGTGGCTTGTTAGGTCTTGCTTTTCATCCCGACTATGGCTCCAATGGCAGGTTTTATGTCTATATCAGTGTCAAATCGGATGGCCGGAAAGGTGTTGATCATGAGACCGAAGTGCGGGAATATACCGTCAGCAAGGCTAGTCCTCAATTAGCTGAAAAATCTTCCATGCGTAAAGTTTTGGTTTTTGATCAGCCGGAGTCAAACCACAATGGGGGCGATCTTAAATTTGGGGCCGATCGATTCCTGTACATTTCGAGCGGTGATGGCGGCGGTGGCGGCGACAAGCATGGCGAGCATGGCAATGGCCAGAGCCTGAATACGCTGCTGGGCAAGATCCTGCGCATTGATGTCAACAAAGCGCCCTATGCAATCCCGGCAGACAATCCATTCAAAAATACGGCCAATGCCCGCCCCGAAATTTATGCATACGGATTAAGAAACCCTTGGAGAATGAGTTTTGACAGACAAACCAATCAGCTTTTCGCAGGCGAAGTGGGCCAGAACAAATACGAAGAAGTGGACATCATTACGAAAGGCGGGAACTACGGATGGAGATCCATTGAAGGTCTACATTCATTCAATGCCGAAGATCAAAAGCCTGAGAAACCGATCAGCCCTATTTTCGAGTATGCTCACCCAGAAGGACTTAGCATTACAGGTGGCTTCGTGTACCGGGGCAAAGCGATCCCCGGCCTGGTTGGAAAATATGTTTTTGGCGATATGATGGGGCCGGTATGGCTGCTGGCCAAAGGAACTGATAACACCTGGAACCGCGAAAAACTTTCGATTTCCAGAGACCCGGGCTACTGGCATGTTTACAGTTTCGGTGAAGATACTTCCGGTGAATTGTACGTCCTTACCAGACTTTTGGAACAGGAAAAAGGTGCTGTTTACAAGCTCATACCCTGA